AACCAACTATCATCCTATCAGCTTTCTTTTAATGGGATTTCAGGATTCGGGAACAGAGGCGTCGATAGTGAATGTGCAGTTGCGAGGAAGTTGTAACAAGCGGGGGCCAGATTTATTAAGGAGGTAGCAGGAGTGAAATACAGTGACAGGCCGTGGACCAAAGAATACAACGATTGGGTGGTGAAGGATCCGGTTATTCCAGATAAGACCTATAAAGATTTTCTGGAGGAAAGCTTCAAGAATAATCCGGACCGTCCGGCGATGTACTTTATGGGGAAGACAATTACATTTAAAGAACTGGATGATTTATCAAGCCGCTTCGCTAATTTTTTGTCCCGGCTGGGTTATGGACCCGGGGATGTTGTTTCCATCCTGACTCCCAACATCCCTCAGAATCAGATTGCCAATGTCGGGACTGCTCTCGCCGGCTGCATCGCTCAGGGAATTTCAATTCTTCTTACTCCCAAGGAGATGGCATACCAGTTAAATCAGTCCGGCGCCAGAGTACTGGTCATCTGGGATGTGATATTCGAGCAGAAATTCCTGCAAATTGCCGAGCAGGTACCCGATCTTAAACATATTGTCGTCTGTTCTCTCGATGATTATCTTCCCCCGGTTAAACGAGTACTGGGTAACCTGCTTAAAAAGCTACCCAAAGGGAAGGTTGTTCCCGTTCCCTCCAAAACAGTGCAGGGCTTCAAGGAAATGCTCGCTAACCACCTGCCCCGGAGACCCCGGGTTGAAGTTAAACCCGAAGACACCTGCCTGATTCAATATACTGGCGGCACCACGGGAGTGCCAAAAGGAGCAGAGATAACTCACCGCAACCTCGTCTGTTGCCTTGTTGTTATGAAAAACTGGCTGGACCTCAAGGAGAGGGATGAAGTTTACTGCTCTGCTTTCCCCTTCTTTCATATAGCCGGCTTATTTGTCGGTATGATTAATTTAATAATGGGAAATCCTCAGATCCTCATCCCGGACCCCAGGAATCCCAAGCATTTTTGCTCGGAGTACAGCAAATACCATCCTACAGGCAGTGCCAATGTCCCAACTATTTACATGACCCTCTTGAATACACCCGCATTCAGGAACGCCGACCATTCAAGATGTAAGGCCTTTATATCCGCCGCGTCTCCTCTTCCCGAACAGCTTCTGTATGACCTTGAAGCGGTTGTGGGTAAAGGCAAGGTGCTGGAATTGTTTGGCATGACTGAGACCATGGTAACCGCCATGGACCAGCCTAAAAAGAAAAAGAAGATCGGCTCTGTCGGTTTACCCTGGCCGCAATACCGGATCAAGGTGGTAGATCTTGAAACCGGAGAGAATGAGGTGGATATCGGTAAAGAGGGTGAGTTGATCGTACAGGGCGCCGGTGTGATGAAAGGTTACTGGAATAGGCCCGATGAAACTGCACAAACACTCAGGACCCTTCAGGACGGGCAATGGTTATTCACCGGAGATATAGTGCGGATGGATGAGGAGGGTTATTTGTACGTTGTCGACCGTGTCAAAGATATGATAGACGTACGCGGTTTCAACGTCTTTTCCAGGGAAGTGGAAGACGTCCTTTACCAACATCCGGCGGTCGAGGTATGCGCTGTGGTAGGCGCACCCGATCCCAAGCGTGAAGGTACCAATTTAGTCAGGGCAGTCATTCAACTACGGCCGGAATATCTTACCCGGGATTCAAACGAACTGGCCGGCGAGATCACGGAACACTGTAAGAGTAACCTGGCTCACTATAAAGTGCCGGCTACGGTTGAGTTTATCCAGCAGATGCCTCTGACATCGCTGATGAAGATTAATAAAAAAGCATTACGTGTTAAACAATAACGGGCTGCCAATATATATGATATTAGCCGGCAAAGCATGAAATCATAGGTGTGTACAGTATGAAAAACCTGAAAATTATTGCTGTTGTACGGATTCTATTGTGCCTGCTGTTCGTTGTGCTGACCGGCTGCAGTGCCCCCGCCCCTGCTGATACGGGTAAGACGGTCGCCTCCAGCGTGATGGACAATCCTGAGCCTCCCAGGTCCCTTATGCAGCAAATCTGGGAGGAGAATGATCCTTTATATCAAAAAATCCTGGCCCTTCCATATAATCAGGAGCTACTCAGCGGCAAACTCGATGAAGCGGTATTCCGTGAATACATCATCCAGGATTATCATTTCTGCCAAAACTATAAAAAGGTTCACGCAATTCTGCTTGCCAAAGCTCCTGACGAGAAGGCAGCGAAATTAATGCTCAATTATATTAAGCTGATAGATTTCGAGATTGAATCGCTTCACGCAACCTACTTTAAGACATACGGGATAACCGAAAAGGAGCTTACAGATCCGACGGAACTTCCCAGCACGGAGCTCTACAACGCATACCTGGTCAAGACTGCAACACTTGAGCCGTTTGAGGTGGGTTTAATGGCAACTTTACCCTGCCATTGGGTCTACTACCAGGTCGGCATCGACATGAAGAAGGCGGAACAGGTGACGGGAAACAAATATCAGGCATGGATTGACCAGTATGGGACAACGCCCTGGGAGAAGAGCGAGGTAAAAAAAGTCGTGGACCTGGCCGAGGAATACGTGCAGGCCGCCAATGATGAAACCAGGCTTAAAATGGTGAATGCCTTTGTGATTGCTATGAAGCTGGAATACATGTTCTGGGATGGAGTTTACAACAGGGTGACGTGGATAAAGTAACGAACCCCTACCTATCTCTTTAGCTTCACAAGTATACACTGCAGCTGTACGTGGCAGAGCATTATTCTGCTATAATTAAGATAGAAAATACGATAGGCTATAATAGTTGTTTTTCGATTTGGGAGAGGATCGAAGTAAATAAGACGGGGGAGGGTTATTAAATGGCCAATCCATCAAGTCCAATCGATCTGGGTAAACTGTTTCAAACAGTCACGGGCGCTCTTGCCCAGAACAAAGACAGCCTGAATAGCGCCGATACAAACAATCACGATCATGGCAATAACATGGTTAATGCCTTCGAGCTCATCACCAAGGCCATGCAGGAAAAGAAGGGCGCAAATCCGGCCGACCAGCTGGCACACGCCGCACAGCTACTAAGCCAGCAGAAAAGCGGGTCGGCGCAGCTATATGCCAAAGGCCTTTCGCAGGCTTCCCGGCAATTTCAGGGTCAGCAGGTCACTTCCGACAATGCCATGGTGCTGGTCCAGAGTTTATTGGGAGTAGAAGAGACACCGGTACAACAATCCGCTCAGTTAATGGTCTCACCCGCCAACCTCAGCTATGTCAACGGGAACAACATCAAATTCCAGTGGAAAGCTTCGCCCGGTGCAACTAAATACTGGCTGAGCGTCAAGAAGGCCAAAGATAACTCGACCCGCATCAGCAAGGACCTGGGCAATGTGCTCTTCTCCGATGAGCCCGGCTTCCCCGACGACGGCACCGAGTACAGGTGGAGCGTCGGTGCGGACAAGAATCCGGCCTCGGATAAATCGGCTGTCTACTGGACCTTCACCAGCGGCACCGCCGCCGAGCCGCAATCCCAGCCCCAGCAGGCGCAGCAACAAAAACCGCTGCCCCAGACCGAGGGTTTCGGCGATGTCATAGGCCAGGCGATCCGTAAGGGCAAGCCGGCTAAGCCTCAGACCGAGGGTTTCGGCGATGCCATAGGGCAGGTGATCCGTAAGGGCAAGCCGGCCGCGCAGCCGACCGAAGGGATCGGCGATGCCATCGGCTCACTCATCCGCAAAGGACAGCAGCAGGCACAGGGCCAGCAAGCAAAGGGCGGTTTTGACATCGGGGACCTGTTTAACGCCGGCAAGGCTTTTATGGGCGGCAAATCGGGGGGCGAAGGCAATCTGGACTCGATAGTCAAGGGTGTGGTCAATAAAAGTCCCATGAGTGATTCCTACAGGTCACAGTCCGGCGAGGTGGTAGCCAACACCTTGATGACGGCAATTCAGAACATGGTGAATAAAAAATAAGTACTGATCCCATATTAATAATGCAACTGGCTTATTACAATGTAGAGGATTAACTTCAGGAGGTATCTAAAATGTCATTAGGTGTGAGCAAGTGGGTCCTGGGTGTTATCGCCATCGTCGCCGGTCTTCTCTGCCTCTTCTGGTTCTCCGCTCTGCAGTGGATCGTTGGCATCTTCCTGATCGTCTGGGGCATCATCACACTGCTGGAAAAGAAATAGTAATTACCTTCCCCTTACTCTGGTAGGATCGGGTAAGGCTGCCGGGTACGGCAGACCTTTAGGGGTGTTGTGTAAAAATTAGGAGCCGGCATCTGTGACCACAGATGCCGGCTCTTACCTATGTTTGAGCGTTACGCTTTGAAAGTGAGTGAAAGGGCGCCACCGAGATCGATAATGTCGTTATTCTTCAACAGGTGGCTACCTTTGCCTGTAATACTGGATCCGTTTAACCTGGTGCCGTTGGTGCTGCCGTGATCTTCAATGTAGTACTCGTTATCTTTACGCTCGATATGCAGGTGCTGCCTGGAGATGAGGTCTGCCTTGGCCGGTTTTAACATGGAGAGGAAATCATTCCTTCCCATGAATCCGGCCTTGCCGGTTACTGAAACGGATTCCCCATCGGTTGTCATGAATTTCGCCCCGGCAGCAGTTTTAGCATGAGATGTACCCGTCTCAATTCCCGTTGCAGCCTGGGTCTGATAGTTTGTGTGAGTTCCTGCATATGCCGGGCGCGGCTTTCTGGAAATGAGCACAATAGCTACAACGGCAGCCGCGGATAAAAGTCCGAACAGCAGGACGTACAGCAGCCATGAACCGCCTATCAATCCGCTTTGGCCGGCGGCGGCCTCCGTGCCGGTGGTAAATGTGGAAGCTGCAACCAGGGGCGCGACGGTCACGGTGGCGTTGGCGCTCACGCTGCCGTCGACATTGGTGGCGGTAAGCGTATAAGTGGTTGTTTCAGCCGGGCTCACGGTATATGAGCCGGAACTGGAAACCGTACCTATGTCAGGCGTAATAGTGACTTCGATCGCTCTCTCCAGGACATCGCTAACGGTCCAGGTCAGGCTGACCGTCTGCCCCGGTTGTATGTAACTCGGATCTGCAGCGAAGGAGTTTATGACCGGCGGAGGGTCATAGTTTACCTGGGGTTGGACCACAGGTTGAACTTGAACCTGGGGCAGGGGCTGTGTAACCACTATAACTTCAGGCACTACGTATCTGGACCACCTGTATTCACAGCAGTATGGATATGTGTTGTAGTAAGGATACGGGTTGTAGTACGCCGGGGCGGGCGCCGGAGGATACATCGGCGGCATAGGCGGATACGGGGGCGGTGGTGCAGGCGGAAGCGGGGGAGCAGGAAGTACAACCGGCGCCGGGGGTGCGGGCGGCGGCGGTGGCGGTGGCGGTGGCAATGGCGGTAGAATATCTGCTGATTGTTCTACGATCACAGTTTGCTCTACGACCACATTAACGGTCACGTTATCGTCAGCCAGCGCCGGCGTGGATTGGAGCAGCATTGCCGAACCGATCAGTAACACTGCTGCCAGGGTAAAGGTCGTCATTTTTAAATTCATTGTTGCCTCCTTTTACTCAAATATATAGGAGCAGAGAGGCAATTGCTTGACTATTGGTTAACAGGTAGGTGATAGGTCGCTGACAGTTTATAACAGGCGGGTTATAACGCTAATATATTTCATATATTAATTTGCGCATGATCAGGCGCTCAGAATGCTGAAGCTCAATATTCCCCGTCAGAACGGTTGTTATGTGTCCAGTACCAGCGTGTGGTTGCGGCCTCGGCCAGGGACTTTATGTAACCGGCATCGCTGAGCTGCTGCAGGGTGTCTCGTACGAGTTTTGGCTGTGCTCCGGTCTGCTGTGTAATCCGTTCGGCCAGGACCTGCACGCTGGAATCGCCATTGTTGAAAACGCCATGTCGCTCGATGAGATCGGTACTCAGCAGTTTGAAGATTAGGTGCATGCGGTTATGGCCGGCCACGCGCAGGCCTTCGTCATCAGTACATATTCCCTTTTCATACCTTTTGACTACATAGTCCCAAAGATCACGGTGCGGGGCTTCATAAGCATCCATGAAATCGGCGGCATAGGTTTCACTCATCCGGGAAGTGCGCACGATGGGGACATTGGCATCATACAGATCCCAGTCGTCTGTGAGGATCTCGATGTCGTATTTTTCCTGCTCCTCCCTGATGGTGGTCCCGGGAAACGGCGCAAGAAGGTGAAAGCCGCAATCGATGCCCAGTCCCTCGGCAAAGGTACGGGTATCAGCCATGGTCTGCGGGCTCTCGCCGGGCAGGCCGATCACGAACGAGGCAAATGCGTTGATACCGCTTTTCTTGCAGGCTTGCACTGCTTTAACAGCCTGTTCCAGGGTGATTCCTTTTTTCACGCGTTTGAGCATCTCGGCGTTGCCGGACTCGATCCCGAAGCTCACGGTATCGCAGCCCGCCTCGCGCATAATGGAGAGTACCTCAACATCCACTGTGTTCACACGAGCGAAGGCGCTCCAGGCAATCTTAATGCCGCGGAGTTTGAGTTCATCGCAGAAGGCCTGCACGCGGACCTTGTTGGAGGTGAATAGGTCATCTGCAATGTTGATGCGTGTGAATCCGTAGGCGATGATGTCCTCGATCTCATCCACGATTAGTCGCGGAGTGCGGTAGCGAACCTTATGGCCGACCATGCGCCGGCCCAAACAGAAGATGCACCGGTTTGGACAGCCTCGCGATGTGATGATGCTGACCGGGAAGCCCAGTGCCAGGTAACGGGATACAGGCAACAGGTGGCGCGCCGGCACCGGCAATGTATCGAGATCCTCGATAAAGCCACGTGCACCGGTGAAATGTGCCCGTCCATCCTTGCGGAAGGCAATACCCTTAACCTTATCCCAGGCTACATGATCCCGGATGACCGGCAGGAGTTCAAGTAAGGTATCTTCGCCTTCGCCCACGACGATTAAATCGATTTCCGGGTAATTTATCAGGGTATTAGCCCAATCGTAGGATATATGCGGTCCGCCCATCATAGTGATAATAGCTGGATTGTGGCGCTTGACGTCCTTGATAATTGCCGCAGCGCCTTTGAAGTTCATCGTTACCGAGGTGGCGCCTACCACATCAGGTGCGAATTCGTCGAGTTCGGCTGCGAGCTTTTCCTTCGTGTAACGACGCACGATATAATCGAATATCCTGACCTCGCAACCGGCCTGCTCACAGGCGGCAGCGACATATGTGACGCCCAGAGGTGGAGACGGGGCTTCCTCGAGGGGATAGGGGGGGGCGATGATGGCGATCTTCATCGTAGTCTCTCATGGTGGGGTCCTGACTTTTCAATATTTACCACAGCCTTCTCATTATCTGCTTATGCCGCCAATTTTTCCACGCAGCCAATTCCATAATGCCATAAAACTACCGGCAGAAAGAAACACAAGGAACATGCATTTAACTGTTGAAAGGGTAACTTGTATTGGAGTATGCTGTAGCAGCTATTACAAACATGCTCAAAAGCGCGCGCTTTGAAGTCATCCCCATGAAAGGCGTGATCGAGGAGGCAGTGACACTACCTGCCGGATCGGTTATTACAGTGACTGCCTCGCCCCGCAAGGGCATTGAAGCCACTATTATGCTTTCTGAGGAACTGGCGGCGCGGGGATTTCGTGTGGTGCCCCACCTCACAGCGCGGCAGGTACGTGATAAGTCTCACTTGCTGGATATTGTGGACAGACTGTCAGCGGGCGGCTTTAAGGATGTCTTCATAATCGGCGGTGACATTACCGAACCGGTGGGGACCTATGATTCGTCAAGCGCGCTGATAGCCGACATGGTTGAGATGGGCAACCGCCCACGACGTATAGGTGTGGCCGCTTATCCGGAGGGACATCCGCTTATTAATCGTGAAGTCTTGATGCGGGCGCTTAAGGACAAACAGCCATTTGTAAATTATATGGTTACGCAGATTTGTTTCGATGCGCAGACCATCGGCAAATGGCTGGCGGACGTTAGGGCAAACGGTATCACACTGCCTGTATACATCGGCATTCCAGGCATATTGAAGCGCTCCAGGCTGCTGGAGATATCGCTGAAGGTGGGTGTTGGTGATTCCACACGGTTTTTAAAAAACCACTGGGGTATGATAGCCAGAATATTGCAGAATGATTTGTACAAGCCGGATGACCTGATGAAGAAAATCACAGGATTAATTAAAGACCGGTCTGTAGCCGGATTTCATATATATACATTCAATCAGTGTCTCTCAATCAGAAAATGGCGACAGAGGGCTTTACAGCGATACAGGACTTAATGGTTTTGGGCATGGATGAACTTATCGATCACTATGCGTTATAATGAATATAAGAAGTTGTAGTCGATTATTCCAACCAGATTCCAGATCAGGCGCGGAAATATAGTTAATATACTTCTGGACATGATTGTTGTCCACGTAACTGATATAGGTTCTTCAGTATGAATATAGGAGGGTAATGGTTATGGGTAGATCGTTCCGATTTGCAGCAACTGTAATTGTCTCACTGGTTATTATCGCT
The nucleotide sequence above comes from Dehalococcoidia bacterium. Encoded proteins:
- a CDS encoding AMP-binding protein, producing the protein MKYSDRPWTKEYNDWVVKDPVIPDKTYKDFLEESFKNNPDRPAMYFMGKTITFKELDDLSSRFANFLSRLGYGPGDVVSILTPNIPQNQIANVGTALAGCIAQGISILLTPKEMAYQLNQSGARVLVIWDVIFEQKFLQIAEQVPDLKHIVVCSLDDYLPPVKRVLGNLLKKLPKGKVVPVPSKTVQGFKEMLANHLPRRPRVEVKPEDTCLIQYTGGTTGVPKGAEITHRNLVCCLVVMKNWLDLKERDEVYCSAFPFFHIAGLFVGMINLIMGNPQILIPDPRNPKHFCSEYSKYHPTGSANVPTIYMTLLNTPAFRNADHSRCKAFISAASPLPEQLLYDLEAVVGKGKVLELFGMTETMVTAMDQPKKKKKIGSVGLPWPQYRIKVVDLETGENEVDIGKEGELIVQGAGVMKGYWNRPDETAQTLRTLQDGQWLFTGDIVRMDEEGYLYVVDRVKDMIDVRGFNVFSREVEDVLYQHPAVEVCAVVGAPDPKREGTNLVRAVIQLRPEYLTRDSNELAGEITEHCKSNLAHYKVPATVEFIQQMPLTSLMKINKKALRVKQ
- a CDS encoding TenA family protein; the protein is MKNLKIIAVVRILLCLLFVVLTGCSAPAPADTGKTVASSVMDNPEPPRSLMQQIWEENDPLYQKILALPYNQELLSGKLDEAVFREYIIQDYHFCQNYKKVHAILLAKAPDEKAAKLMLNYIKLIDFEIESLHATYFKTYGITEKELTDPTELPSTELYNAYLVKTATLEPFEVGLMATLPCHWVYYQVGIDMKKAEQVTGNKYQAWIDQYGTTPWEKSEVKKVVDLAEEYVQAANDETRLKMVNAFVIAMKLEYMFWDGVYNRVTWIK
- a CDS encoding DUF3096 domain-containing protein: MSLGVSKWVLGVIAIVAGLLCLFWFSALQWIVGIFLIVWGIITLLEKK
- a CDS encoding FHA domain-containing protein — translated: MNLKMTTFTLAAVLLIGSAMLLQSTPALADDNVTVNVVVEQTVIVEQSADILPPLPPPPPPPPPAPPAPVVLPAPPLPPAPPPPYPPMPPMYPPAPAPAYYNPYPYYNTYPYCCEYRWSRYVVPEVIVVTQPLPQVQVQPVVQPQVNYDPPPVINSFAADPSYIQPGQTVSLTWTVSDVLERAIEVTITPDIGTVSSSGSYTVSPAETTTYTLTATNVDGSVSANATVTVAPLVAASTFTTGTEAAAGQSGLIGGSWLLYVLLFGLLSAAAVVAIVLISRKPRPAYAGTHTNYQTQAATGIETGTSHAKTAAGAKFMTTDGESVSVTGKAGFMGRNDFLSMLKPAKADLISRQHLHIERKDNEYYIEDHGSTNGTRLNGSSITGKGSHLLKNNDIIDLGGALSLTFKA
- a CDS encoding radical SAM protein produces the protein MKIAIIAPPYPLEEAPSPPLGVTYVAAACEQAGCEVRIFDYIVRRYTKEKLAAELDEFAPDVVGATSVTMNFKGAAAIIKDVKRHNPAIITMMGGPHISYDWANTLINYPEIDLIVVGEGEDTLLELLPVIRDHVAWDKVKGIAFRKDGRAHFTGARGFIEDLDTLPVPARHLLPVSRYLALGFPVSIITSRGCPNRCIFCLGRRMVGHKVRYRTPRLIVDEIEDIIAYGFTRINIADDLFTSNKVRVQAFCDELKLRGIKIAWSAFARVNTVDVEVLSIMREAGCDTVSFGIESGNAEMLKRVKKGITLEQAVKAVQACKKSGINAFASFVIGLPGESPQTMADTRTFAEGLGIDCGFHLLAPFPGTTIREEQEKYDIEILTDDWDLYDANVPIVRTSRMSETYAADFMDAYEAPHRDLWDYVVKRYEKGICTDDEGLRVAGHNRMHLIFKLLSTDLIERHGVFNNGDSSVQVLAERITQQTGAQPKLVRDTLQQLSDAGYIKSLAEAATTRWYWTHNNRSDGEY
- a CDS encoding methylenetetrahydrofolate reductase, which codes for MLKSARFEVIPMKGVIEEAVTLPAGSVITVTASPRKGIEATIMLSEELAARGFRVVPHLTARQVRDKSHLLDIVDRLSAGGFKDVFIIGGDITEPVGTYDSSSALIADMVEMGNRPRRIGVAAYPEGHPLINREVLMRALKDKQPFVNYMVTQICFDAQTIGKWLADVRANGITLPVYIGIPGILKRSRLLEISLKVGVGDSTRFLKNHWGMIARILQNDLYKPDDLMKKITGLIKDRSVAGFHIYTFNQCLSIRKWRQRALQRYRT